The Zobellia alginiliquefaciens genome contains a region encoding:
- the rpsO gene encoding 30S ribosomal protein S15, with product MYLTKEVKAEIFKKHGGSETNTGSTEGQIALFTHRINHLTGHLKKNHKDYNTERSLVKLVGKRRSLLDYMIKNDIVKYRELIKELGIRK from the coding sequence ATGTATTTAACAAAAGAAGTAAAAGCCGAAATCTTTAAGAAACACGGCGGTAGTGAAACAAACACAGGTTCTACAGAAGGCCAAATCGCTTTGTTCACACACAGAATTAACCACCTAACCGGTCACTTAAAAAAGAACCACAAAGATTACAACACTGAGCGTTCATTAGTAAAGTTGGTAGGTAAAAGAAGAAGCCTACTTGATTATATGATCAAGAACGATATTGTTAAGTATCGTGAGCTTATTAAAGAACTAGGTATTAGAAAATAA
- a CDS encoding DUF302 domain-containing protein: MNLKFFMSVCLVLAFIACDEDETNEPEKTDTAPNVVGMNFLKSTQSFDETYAVLKASLEANENITIVAEVNHTANAASAELELNPTKIIFFGNPNLGTPLMQVNQQAGLDLPQRILVYQSDSEEVYIGYNSTTYLANRHTVGDVSTLSTMAGALRNLSENAGIGEVTEQPSEVPADYKVLTVVSQETFDATYEGIMSVIEGNPNLKIVAELDHQANAANVELELLPTSVIIFGNPSLGTPLMQDKQTSALDLPQKILVYENAEGEVKIAFNSPELFMSRHGVTDNDATLETILAALQGIATSVNQ, encoded by the coding sequence ATGAATTTGAAATTTTTTATGAGTGTTTGCTTGGTATTAGCTTTTATTGCATGCGATGAAGATGAAACAAACGAACCTGAAAAGACGGATACCGCTCCAAATGTAGTAGGTATGAACTTTCTAAAAAGTACACAATCTTTTGATGAGACCTATGCTGTTCTTAAAGCAAGTTTAGAGGCAAATGAAAATATTACAATTGTAGCCGAAGTAAATCATACGGCCAACGCGGCTTCAGCGGAGTTGGAGCTAAACCCAACGAAAATAATTTTCTTTGGCAACCCTAATTTAGGAACACCATTAATGCAGGTAAACCAACAGGCGGGATTAGATTTGCCACAACGTATTTTGGTTTATCAAAGTGATAGTGAAGAAGTTTACATAGGTTATAATTCTACAACATATTTAGCTAATCGCCATACAGTAGGGGATGTATCTACATTATCTACAATGGCAGGAGCATTGAGGAATTTAAGCGAAAATGCCGGAATTGGAGAGGTAACGGAGCAGCCTAGTGAAGTGCCTGCCGATTATAAAGTGTTGACAGTTGTAAGTCAAGAAACATTTGACGCTACCTACGAAGGTATAATGAGTGTGATTGAAGGTAACCCAAATCTTAAAATTGTTGCGGAATTAGATCATCAAGCCAATGCGGCCAATGTTGAGTTGGAGTTGTTGCCTACTAGCGTAATTATTTTTGGTAATCCAAGCTTGGGAACACCGTTAATGCAAGACAAGCAAACTTCAGCACTTGATTTACCACAAAAAATATTGGTGTATGAAAATGCGGAGGGTGAGGTGAAAATTGCTTTTAACAGTCCAGAACTATTTATGTCAAGACATGGTGTTACGGATAATGACGCTACTTTAGAAACTATTTTAGCTGCATTACAAGGTATTGCTACATCTGTAAACCAATAG